The following proteins come from a genomic window of Rhizobium rhizoryzae:
- a CDS encoding cold-shock protein — protein sequence MTTGTVKWFNSTKGFGFIQPDNGGADAFVHISAVERAGMREIVEGQKISYELERDNKSGKMSACNLQAA from the coding sequence ATGACCACTGGCACAGTTAAATGGTTTAATTCCACCAAGGGCTTCGGCTTCATTCAGCCTGACAATGGCGGCGCTGACGCCTTCGTGCACATCTCTGCTGTCGAGCGCGCCGGAATGCGCGAAATCGTCGAAGGCCAGAAGATCAGCTACGAGCTTGAGCGCGACAACAAGTCGGGCAAAATGTCGGCCTGCAATCTCCAGGCTGCTTAA
- a CDS encoding DUF6481 family protein yields MKYNKANDVSDRRSAASNAKAALLQGYLAAKDAAEPTRTAKQAERLALAEARETRRTEREQVKRDELARIAEEAAAREAVIVAAARAEVEARELVEKNRVARVLEDEAARKLERDRRYANRKARQA; encoded by the coding sequence TTGAAATACAACAAAGCGAATGATGTTTCCGATCGTCGTAGTGCTGCCAGCAACGCCAAGGCTGCACTTCTGCAAGGCTATCTTGCAGCAAAAGACGCCGCCGAACCAACCCGTACAGCAAAACAGGCCGAACGCCTGGCTCTTGCCGAGGCACGGGAAACGCGGCGCACAGAGCGTGAGCAGGTCAAGCGCGATGAACTTGCCCGGATTGCGGAAGAAGCGGCCGCACGCGAAGCCGTGATCGTAGCGGCAGCCAGGGCTGAGGTTGAAGCGCGGGAATTGGTTGAAAAGAACCGTGTCGCTCGCGTTCTCGAGGACGAAGCAGCTCGCAAGCTCGAGCGCGATCGGCGCTATGCCAATCGCAAGGCGCGGCAAGCCTGA
- a CDS encoding DUF2322 family protein, whose translation MIQPTASFKDNLQLLPSIEGLARIDLVDQTGAVVATIENQPGKQGSLAVYQYLQQSFGTLDSQAAAYALDIFAEHTADARNRPGAHPNIDRLLEIVAGATPLSIRLVSQEQ comes from the coding sequence ATGATCCAGCCCACCGCGTCGTTCAAGGATAATCTGCAACTGCTGCCATCGATTGAAGGCCTGGCGCGTATAGATCTTGTCGATCAGACTGGCGCTGTTGTCGCAACCATCGAAAATCAGCCAGGCAAGCAGGGTTCGCTGGCGGTCTATCAGTATCTGCAGCAGTCATTCGGAACGCTGGATAGCCAAGCCGCTGCCTACGCCCTCGACATTTTTGCCGAACATACTGCCGATGCCAGAAACCGCCCCGGTGCCCATCCCAATATTGACCGCCTGCTGGAAATCGTTGCCGGAGCAACTCCTTTGAGCATCAGGCTTGTGTCTCAAGAGCAATAA
- a CDS encoding nitric oxide synthase oxygenase, with protein sequence MRYLNHNTAENIFLHDEEKGRSINKCPFGHSSVKDRAPVKADSFFTQPIKDPLREGEAFLHQMFEENGIAGGLEARLAQMQQEFSERGTWTHNLDELTFGARLAWRNSVRCVGRMFWRSLTVFDARDAKTPQEIFDAILSHIDWGTNGGDLRAAITIFRAGEPQIRILNSQLLLYAGYQQPDGTVLGDPKNLAITELAQSLGWRGRGTRFDILPLLIRIGDREPEIFEIPPEKVLEVEICHEECEAIEKLGLKWFALPAVSGMALDLGGVQYSAAPSNGIYQGTEIGSFNLGDPRRYNQLVPIAEALGLDTSRNNPLWRDQAMVELNRAVLYSFNRKGVRIMDHHTLASSFEKFCQREEIQNRTVHGHWPWIVPPLSANLSWVWHEKGFNKTILKPNYFYQK encoded by the coding sequence ATGAGATATTTAAATCATAATACGGCCGAGAATATATTTCTGCATGATGAAGAGAAAGGAAGATCGATAAATAAATGCCCATTTGGGCATTCAAGCGTAAAGGATCGCGCACCTGTAAAGGCCGACAGCTTCTTTACTCAGCCGATAAAAGACCCTTTGCGGGAGGGCGAAGCTTTTCTTCATCAAATGTTTGAAGAAAATGGCATTGCAGGCGGCCTTGAGGCCAGGCTCGCGCAGATGCAACAGGAGTTCAGCGAAAGGGGAACCTGGACTCATAATCTGGACGAATTGACATTCGGTGCGCGACTTGCCTGGCGCAACAGTGTTCGTTGCGTCGGCAGAATGTTCTGGCGGTCCCTGACCGTGTTTGATGCCAGAGATGCAAAAACTCCCCAGGAGATTTTTGACGCCATCCTGTCTCATATCGACTGGGGCACAAACGGCGGCGACCTGCGCGCCGCAATTACCATCTTCCGCGCGGGTGAACCACAAATTCGGATCCTGAACTCCCAGCTTCTGCTGTATGCCGGCTACCAACAACCGGATGGAACCGTTTTAGGAGACCCCAAGAACCTTGCTATAACCGAATTGGCTCAATCCCTCGGCTGGAGAGGGCGTGGTACCCGCTTTGATATCCTGCCGCTGCTGATCAGGATAGGTGACAGAGAGCCGGAGATCTTTGAAATCCCGCCAGAGAAGGTTCTGGAAGTCGAAATATGCCACGAAGAGTGTGAAGCCATCGAAAAACTCGGCCTCAAGTGGTTCGCGCTTCCCGCAGTGTCTGGCATGGCGCTCGATCTGGGGGGCGTGCAGTATAGTGCCGCACCATCCAACGGAATCTACCAGGGCACAGAAATCGGCAGTTTCAATCTTGGCGATCCAAGACGCTATAATCAGCTAGTGCCGATTGCCGAAGCGCTGGGACTTGATACCAGCCGGAACAATCCGCTGTGGCGCGACCAGGCTATGGTGGAGCTGAACCGGGCGGTCCTCTATTCCTTCAATCGCAAGGGCGTGCGCATAATGGACCACCACACGCTTGCTTCCAGTTTCGAAAAGTTTTGCCAGCGCGAAGAGATCCAGAACCGCACTGTCCACGGACACTGGCCATGGATCGTTCCACCCCTGTCTGCAAATCTATCCTGGGTCTGGCACGAGAAAGGCTTCAACAAAACAATCCTGAAGCCAAACTATTTCTACCAGAAGTGA